TTTATGCCTGGAATGTACCTAGAAAACTGTTCTGAACctcaaatttatttatgaacaaAATAAGATTCCAACACTGATGTATCTTTATACTAGAAATATGATTATCTTCAAGACTTTTTTTATAGTAATCTTGCTTTATTCataatattgtatttatttttcatttaggtGAAATTTCTATCTCAAGAGGGTGGTCCGTTCATTGCTTTAGTTTTACTCGGTTCGTGTGTCCTGTCTGATTTTTGGATGCATTTGGAAGGGTAGGAGTATAGTTTATTGCAAATCACGAATTTACCTTTGCGACAGTAGTGTGATGCCGAAGAGCTTTTATTCCAGGATCTAAATTCCTTTGTATTTTGTGTATTTTCAAGAGAGACATTTTCAGAGTTACGATCCAAATCGTGAGAATAAATCCGCTAAAAACGCTTTTTTAGTATAGCTTGCAAGCATTTGTTTTGCAAATATTACGATTGGTTGGTACTGTCGGCAATGAGTTCTTACTCTGTTTTAGGGCCTTTTTATATGGGAACCGGGAAACTGGCCCATCGAGTTTCCCGATAGAGCGAGGTAATATAAACTCGGCTTTATatgtaaatttttcattttccatTCCGGGTTTATATGAAGAAGCGGGAAATTGAAAGTGGCGGGGTGAGTATGTAAAAAATATGGCTTCCAtcaacagaaaaaacaacattaccaGTATTCATCATTTCTCactaatttaaatattattcattaaaataataaaaaaagaaaatatattactATCATTTATCTCCAACACacttatacaaaaacaaatatgtccattgaTTTGCATTAGCAGTGATAATTATTTGCTCCTCTCAGGCTTACATAAACTTTTTCCGTACTTTGCCACGAGTTTTCTGTTTACATGGACAAATATCCATTCCGTTTGACCGGGATCCCGGCCCCCTCTGCCCGGGATCCCGGTTGACCGAGTTCCCCGTTGTAACCGGGGCGAGACGAATATGCATATAAACACGATTTCAATTTCCGGCGTTCTTTCGCAAATATCGGAGATCTCGGTCATGCGGGATATCTCGGTTGACCGAGTTTCGCGATCTCATATAAAAAGATCCTTAGGCGGATAACGTCGCCCGACCAACTATCGATAAAGCTGCTTAGAATAGGTAAGCTTGTGAAACTTGTTGCATGTTatctttctcatttttttatgtAGAAAATTCTGTAAGGAAGAAGCAGTTAGCGTTGTCAAGCAGTACACGCTACTtcccacaacaaaaaaacaggttagtttacatttttgtttccTATTTTCGTATTTAAAGTACTCGGCGCAACGGAAGATTGTTTAAAGCTATTTGCTTTAGTTTTTTTTGTGCAAATGCGAATTTTAAGCTATCGGACAAGGACGAGTGGAATGTTATAATGTTTAGCCGTTTAGTCATTCATATTTTTGTCTTTGTTGTGAATAGTAGTGTCCTGATTCCATTGTATTAAACTTTATGTCTTGACTGACTaaaatgtttaccaactttttcAAACTTATTAACTCTTTTTAACTGACTTTTTCACTCACTTTTTCACTCACTTTTTAACCCACTTTTTTAACCCACTTTTTAACCGACTTTTTGTAACCTTTTTTTACCGACAAGATCTGCAACTTAGCCGTCTTCtttaactatctaaatttttgtgtTGATGAGTTTTCCATTTATTTAGGTTGAGCTGCTATTGTGTTCGTTATTTCAACAAGTGTTGCAAAATTCAAAGGTTGAGTTAAGGAGTAGTATGGTTTGAATTGTGATGCGTCAAATTGTTTGATGATTTCAACATTCTTTGTGTTAGCTTGCCATAACATcaccttgtttatttttttatttcttcacgaCTTTTGCGCCTAATAATCTTCGCCAACGATAAAAACAAATCTATTTCGCGCTTACTGTTTTCGCGCCATAGCTCGTATTAATTTCCGCGCAAGTTTTAATTATTCCACAAATGACAAGGAAAGGTAGTTATATCTTTGGTTTTAGACAAGAAATAGATACgttttttatgcaaatttttaattatcCTGATTATGGCTGTTTTTCATatcataaaaagaaagaaaaatttagaCGCTAAAACGTTTTTCTgcagacagtttaaaaaagaattcgcGCGTTATAATTTTCTCGCAAAGCGTGCTAAATTTTGCGCACGTCGCGCGAAAGTTAGTACGAATTATATAGTTGCTTACTCTTTTAAAAAAGACGCAAGACTTGATACTTAGTAAAAGCGTAACATAAGTAGGCAAGTCATCGTGCCTGTGATCGATGGACAGGCAAGCCACCGTGGCTGTGATTGGTGGACAGGCAAGCCACCGTGGCTGTAATTAGTAGACAGGCAAGCCACCGTGGCTGTGATTGGTGGACAGGCAAGCCACTGTGCCTGTCATTGGTAGACAAGCAAGCCACCGTGACTGTGATTGGTGAACAGGCAAGCCACTAAGCGATATTTTTAATGATGTGATAGAGGGATCACATATATTTGCGTTAttgtacattttaaaaaatatcaactgAACAGTATTTATACCTTCTTATGTTATTAAGGTTAGGTTTTTTGATGAATTCTAATGTTTATATAGACTGTTAATAAAAAATAGGATTTATATTTCTTGAATTTGAACGATTATTATCTTCTGCTGACGTAACAGATGAGAGtcctttgtttttctttaatattttgtgAGGAGATTCGGAGATTATTTTAAACACGTCCTTGTAGTTTATTTGAGTAACTTTTTGGCTGTTATATGTGCTGTGTTAAGTCGAACTCGAAAAATGCTCAATACGCCTTGCCTCGCCTCGACACCTTTTATAAGAGTCAAGTTGAGCTGAACTGAGCTGAATGGAACCCCCATCAAAATTCTCACTATACTAGCATTTAAAACAACAGTTTTGCGAAATAAGCAGTTTCAGAACTTTATGCGCATGCGCATGCTTCGGCTATATGTAACCGCGACAAGCCGTATCACAGCGTGCGGCTTGGATTGCTTCGGAACGGCTAGATATTGGTTTTTAGCTGTGCCGAGTCAAAACAAGGAAAAATTTTGTAAGTTCGTCTCAGAACGACACAGCTTATATATGACCTTACGGTGGCCCTAAAAGTCAACTACGACCTCGACAGAAgtgattattttttgaaaacataatTACATACAAGcatcttttaataattttcatcACATTATGTAAAACAGAGCTTGAAGAAACAAATTTTGCCATTTTTTAGCAAAGTATTGCTTTTTTATCCAATTATGACATAGAGATATTGACGATATACAATTGCCACGgtggttattttttttttagtaatgtttatttttgcttttcatTGTTATCCGAATGATTGCAGTGTTAGCGCTTTAGAAATCCTTGACGCCTCGATTTTTTGCTAAAACTTGAAActaggaaagtattttcgtgtTTGTAGTTATATTAGATGGCGTTAGGAGATGCTTTGTCAGAGCATCGCCCGCTACGCGTTAAGTGACGTGGAAAACAAGACCAGCCACCCCTGTAGGTAAAAAACCAGGGGAATATGCGTTTGTTTCCGCTTTTTCAAGATAAATGGTTGCGGAATTcgaaatgtaaaaaattttggaatCTTCAAACGAACTGTTTTAACCACACGTAATTAGTGGTTCTAGAATCTCTTGAATTTCTTGAATTGGatgttttttatgttcttaaaaATGTGGATTAAAATCTTGAAttgttcaaaaaacatttaaaatgtcactATGTGTATCCTTATGTAGTGAAAGTTTCTCAACTTCGTTATCTTTTGTTTCGTGCTATGCATCGTCGTGTGTGGTTTTAGTTGATGTTACTTAGAGGTTTAACTAGCTATTTATTTCTATGTTCTGTATATTTCTTCGTTTATAAATAGAATTAGATAAAGTTACTGCACTCGTTGTTTTTGTCGTGTCGAAATTTAGCTTTTACTGCtgcaagtaaaaacaaaaccccCGACCCTACGTTGCTACCTATTGCGTTCGATTTTACAGCATCGCTTTGAAATCTGAATTATTTTAACGGGAAACTATTCgcgagaatttaatttcgcaaatAGGTAGTTTCGATAAGATTTGCGAGAATTTATTATCGCGAAAGTTTTACATAATGtgcatgattttttgttttttaagctaCCACAATTTTATGACTATTAATCGAATAGTTTAATAAGACATTTTTGTCCTTTATCAATATGAAAGTCTATATCCCTATTAGATTCATCGGAGCCAGCGAAATAATAGTTATTTCTGTTAATAAACCAAGTGCGAATGGGGTCTAAAATTAGTGAATTTACGACTTATCCCCAAATTTTGCTAACAACACTAGATTTGAAATTATGAATTTCTTGGAGGACGGAATTCACAAGAGTCAAAATGCccaaaaattcgcaaaaattttattaaggTATTAAGATAGCGCCACAGATCTAATTTTCGCTTAAACGATGTTTTTAATCGCATTGCGTCAAGTTTGTGGAACATCAGAAAAAAACTACCATAATTTTAGACACGATTGCCCTGAAAATAGGTGCGCATTTATTTAGGGCCTAAAAGCGGCTTGTACTTAAATTGTGTCATTATTTGAAGgcaattttccaaaaataacaGCACTTAGCAAAATCTACTTTGGTTGTATCAAGTTTAGTTATATCGATTCGGAgcattcttaaaaaaatctggATCGATCGAAATTGTCTAagaattaacaaaaaagttttttaaaaaaagactggTAACGAAAAATCAAaagggtaaaaaaaaacaattctcaACGTAAATATTATAAAGATTATAATCAAGAATAATATAAGATATTTTTCTGTTGGTGTGTCATCTTGTCATCTAAATAGAGAAAAGAAACTACACGCGCATGCTCCGTACGATATGCAGCTGGTTTAGAGAATGTTGGTCCTCATTTTAGTGAAGATTACTTAAACAACAAAGCACTTCACAATTGACTTACTCAGCAGAGATTGCATGATTTCCTACACACTTTTTTTGTGAAGTCACTTATGTGGCAACCACCTCTTTGAGTGTGATAATGACACCATTCGTTTGTGTCCTCGCATTTCTCATCCGGTGTGACCTCATCagataaatctttttttgtgaCGCCTTAAAACACAAAcagaatttctttttaaacaatatCTTGGCAGTTCCAACACAAGATAAATTATACGTGGTGAAGTCATCAAACTGTTTACGAAACCGAAACAGTTAAAAAGAGCTTGtcaataataattattattattattgaaattatttacccatgatagcctcttcagttcctgttggtacttctatcaatgagggtcctgcgaagggggtcctagtgcattttccatttgagctacgaaagtcgtgcaagcacagcaatcgcttaattagacaaccgcctaagatatcaatattcccatgctgagcgctaagcaaaAAGGATagtttcacacttttatagtctctggcataacTCTGCCAGGGTTTGAACttaagacctcccgcactggaagcgaacgctttGCCATAAGGCTACCAATCTAATAATCTTCAGAGGTGTAGCTAAAAGTGTTTAGTTGTAGGGAAAAGACTTGTGGaacttttttgtattaacttactaAGGAGACCATACCATGTGTTAGGGTCAACTGAGCAGAACTTTTTTGGAACTTCAATCCTCCAAAATAACTAAAATGGATTCCAAAGTTTAGTAGGACAAAAACATACCGATAACTGCCGACAATTGTAGTGCATCAGAGCAGGTTAGAAAGTTTGACAACTTAGTAAACAACACATTGGAAAGAAGGCCTGTAATTACTTTAATAACTGTTCTTTTGGTGATACAGAAATAAATTTTGCGAAGATAAAAACATATTCTCAAACCTTCGGGATAAAAGCACCATGGATATTTCGAGTTTTGTTCCAATGGAGACCAGCAACATCCTTTGTGGTAGCAATCCAAATATGTGATACCATAATGTCCACAGTCGCGTCGTTTAGAAGCTTCTATGTTTGGACATTCCACTAAatgcaagaatgttatttgattTACTCGAAGTTTACCTCCAGTGACTGTAAGTTAAACCCTAGGATGTTGTTTATATATGAGGGGTGAGGAAGGGAGGTTATACCAACTTTCTCTCAGCGCTTCTTGGTATTTAACAAGACGACTCTAAGAAGCACTGAGTACAAGGTTGCAAGCGCTCAGTGTAGTAaaagtattttatatttcttctttttcaacCTCACACTCAAGGCctcttttttaaatgtaaaaagtgTATAAGAAGCTTGGGGACAAGGATGATCTTGTGCTTTACGGTTTCTTTCTGTGCAAGAAGGACCTGTTTACATGAAACGATTTATTAGTAGTAGTTTTTGATTATTTTGTAAGAAGCAAATCCCAATTATTTATTATCCAAATTCTTCCTCTTCTACTAAATTTTTATTATCCCATAATGCTACAATTTGGTACATCcttattcatcatgttaaccaCAAATGGCGTCACTGtagaaattctaaaaaatgttcctcttttttattttattatttggtCATATGAATATATTAAGAgcgatgaaaaaaatattacagtacACAAATTGAGAATCCATCTGGAGAATTTCACAGCCTTACATGCAACGTAATTAACTGAAAGAGGGAGAGCGGTTTTTACTTTAAGGTGATGCTAATAAACAAAGGAGGAGGGCAAATCTATTTCTTTATCGAAGTAACTAAGTTGGTGAGTACATACCTGAGCATATCCCACATGTTCGTGGACATGTTGTCTTTGTGTTGTTGTTCCATGAGCATGCGCCATATTTGGACATGTAATGACAGAAGTTGTTATAATCCTTACACGCCTCTAAATGTAAAACATAATGAAACAATACTAAAAAACACAGGTCGACGAAACCAAGGCGAGTGCAGACCTTTCTGGGGCGAGTGCAAGCCTTCCCCGTGTCCCCCATACCtttttgactttatttattGTGTCCCGAATAAGGAATAAGAAAGAACACTATTTTCCCATTCTAACACAGTAAAACATTAGAAATCTGtaggttataaaatttaaatttcaaagATTTTCTAACGCAGTCCCGTAACCTTGATGGGCCCTTTTTCAAAACCAATATAAAGAAGAaagtagaagaagaagaagaaaaggaagaagaagaaattattAGAAAAGAACcgaaaaatttatgtttattattattattttatgtttattacttttaaataattttaagagAAAAAGTTACCTTCTGCTAAGCAGATAGCTGCTACACCCAACAAAACTAGTAGAAAAACTTGATATGTCTTCATTCTGCTACAAGATTACACTCTACAACAAGATAATTTTTGTGGACGTCTTTATTTATATCGCCTTTCCATCATTTCTTTCAGGGGGTTCAATTATTACTTTTAAATACTTTCTTTCTTTGTGGATTTAGTTTGTTATGATTACAACATCTtaaagatgccctggggacaaggttgcagTTGACATTGTGATAATGTGATAAAACCCCCTTGTAtctttcaaatatttatttaattatttgatttttttgttattccaGGTGCAAGCTGGGTAAATAAATTCATGTTGTTTGTACCATTGTAAACTTATTAGGTAAAAGTGTGTTGGCACAGACGAAACAGAACattataaaaacgatattttctAACACTTATCTTATTGAAAAAGACATCTGTTTATAAGAAACTAGGAGCTCGAGTGTCCAAAAATGAGATGCTTTTAGTGCTGGATTTTTTAGGAGTAATAAACAAAAGTATCGAATATCTTTCAAAACTTTTGAACATACGCTTGCGTGGTTGTTTCTGCTTGCCAACTGTCTGGTGAAAATCTGCTTTTAATGATGTTAAAAACATCCGCTTAGTTAAAGGTGGATATACACTAATAATAAAAGATACAGAAAAATGCAGGagtgtataaaaaaattaagttgccCCTTTTATAATAAAGCAAGGCGCGAAAggacaaaaccaaaaaaaagctTGCGTGTAGTTGTCCTTGCAAAGCTCAGAAACTTTTTCGCAAAATACAAAGAacgtttagaattttttttgctcAGTTACGGATTCTTGCGCAGCAGACAGAAAATGCTGCCACTGTGACTCTTTTGGGCCTTCGTACTACATGCTTTTCGTGATGCAGTGCGCACTCCTTATACGACACTGCGCACTCCTTATACAaaactgcacactttttatacaacactgcacactttttatacaacactgcacactttttatacaacactgcacactttttatacaacagtgcacactttttatacaacactgcgcactgtttatacaacactgcacactttttatacaatactgcacactttttatacaacactgcgcactgtttatacaacactgcgcactgtttatacaacactgcacactttttatacaatactgcacactttttatacaacactgcgcactgtttatacaacactgcgcactGTTTATACAAtattgcacactttttatacaacactgcgcactgtttatacaacactgcgcactgtttatacaacactgcacacttcttatacaacactgcgcactGTTTATACAAtattgcacactttttatacaacactgcacactttttatacaacactgcgcactttttatacaacactgcgcactttttatacaacactgcacactttttatacaacactgcacactttttatacaacactgcacactttttatacaacactgcacactttttatacaacactgcacactttttatacaacactgcacattttttatacaacactgcacactttttatacaacactgcgcactttttatacaacacagcacactttttatacaacactgcgcactttttatacaacactgcacattttttttacaacactgcacactttttatacaacactgcacactttttatacaccacagcacactttttatacaacactgcacattttttatacaccacagtacactttttatacaacactgcacattttttatacaacactgcacactttttatacaacactgcgcactttttatacaccactgcgcactttttatacaacactgcacactttttatacaacactgcacactttttatacaccacagcacactttttatacaacactgcgcactgtttatacaacactgcacactttttatacaatactgcacactttttatacaacactgcgcactgtttatacaacactgcgcactgtttatacaacactgcacactttttatacaatactgcacactttttatacaacactgcgcactgtttatacaacactgcgcactGTTTATACAAtattgcacactttttatacaacactgcgcactgtttatacaacactgcgcactgtttatacaacactgcacacttcttatacaacactgcgcactGTTTATACAAtattgcacactttttatacaacactgcacactttttatacaacactgcgcactttttatacaacactgcgcactttttatacaacactgcacactttttatacaacactgcacactttttatacaacactgcacactttttatacaacactgcacactttttatacaacactgcacactttttatacaacactgcacattttttatacaacactgcacactttttatacaacactgcgcactttttatacaacacagcacactttttatacaacactgcgcactttttatacaacactgcacattttttttacaacactgcacactttttatacaacactgcacactttttatacaccacagcacactttttatacaacactgcacattttttatacaccacagtacactttttatacaacactgcacattttttatacaacactgcacactttttatacaacactgcgcactttttatacaccactgcgcactttttatacaacactgcacactttttatacaacactgcacactttttatacaccacagcacactttttatacaacactgcgcactttttatacaacacagcacactttttatacaacactgcacactttttatacaacactgtacactttttatacaacactgcacattttttttacaacactggacactttttatacaacactgcgcactttttatacaaccctgcgcactttttatacaacactgcacactttttatacaacactgcacactttttatacaacactgcacactttttatacaacactgcacactttttatacaacactgcacactttttatacaacactgcacactttttatacaacactgcgcactttttatacaccactgcacactttttatacaacactgtacactttttatacaacactgcacattttttttacaacactgcacactttttatacaacactgcacactttttatacaacactgcacactttttatacaccacagcacactttttatacaatactgcacactttttatacaatactgcgcactttttatacaacactgcacattttttatacaacactgcacactttttatacaacactgcacactttttatacaacactgcacactttttatacaccacagcacactttttatacaacactgtacactttttatacaatattgcacactttttatacaacactgcacactttttatacaacactgcacactttttatacaccacagcacactttttatacaacactgcacactttttatacaccactgcgcactttttatacaacactgcacactttttatacaacactgcacactttttatacaccacagcacactttttatacaacactgcgcactttttatacaacacagcacactttttatacaacactgcacactttttatacaacactgtacactttttatacaacactgcacattttttttacaacactgcacactttttatacaacactgcgcactttttatacaacactgcgcacttttTATACACTACTGCACACTTTttttacaacactgcacactttttatacaacactgcacactttttatacaacac
Above is a window of Hydractinia symbiolongicarpus strain clone_291-10 chromosome 3, HSymV2.1, whole genome shotgun sequence DNA encoding:
- the LOC130635685 gene encoding integumentary mucin C.1-like, whose translation is MKTYQVFLLVLLGVAAICLAEEACKDYNNFCHYMSKYGACSWNNNTKTTCPRTCGICSVECPNIEASKRRDCGHYGITYLDCYHKGCCWSPLEQNSKYPWCFYPEGVTKKDLSDEVTPDEKCEDTNEWCHYHTQRGGCHISDFTKKVCRKSCNLC